In Scleropages formosus chromosome 10, fSclFor1.1, whole genome shotgun sequence, a single genomic region encodes these proteins:
- the wdr53 gene encoding WD repeat-containing protein 53, producing the protein MARQWSGGHSAAVLCVGVSGDPGGPLASGGEAGEVALWAPDGTPLGTARLRGGEDVTCAVFSPVSPNALYVSHGEAVSALDPRSLKGPAEELRVGADEINWLSPNETGALMAAADDSGAVRVVELASGKVTRTLRRHTNICSSVAFRPRRPHSLVSAGLDMQVMLWSLQKARPLWTANLQDFAEEEEEEGSVQSSGQLLNPPLAHCVSVATCGNVVACGAEDGRVHLLQVGAGSRVERHVSLRTHSQGVSQTHFLSFLSHPYWLATGGNDSQVALWDVSWALGSTGGESKGGEAAPSRRHRGKRPVKPKAQVPADKLGQGVEEGASAAETGHTLSPGKDTGPRLRFSHGDKVNWLCPALLKGEPCLLVADQGSAITVYSLSGISHKDSGSQPF; encoded by the exons ATGGCGAGGCAGTGGTCCGGGGGCCACTCTGCAGCCGTGCTCTGCGTGGGGGTCTCGGGGGACCCCGGGGGGCCGCTCGCCTCCGGGGGCGAGGCCGGAGAGGTGGCGCTGTGGGCGCCCGACGGCACGCCGCTGGGCACGGCGCGGCTGCGCGGAGGGGAGGACGTGACGTGCGCCGTGTTCTCGCCCGTGTCGCCGAACGCGCTCTACGTGTCGCACGGCGAGGCCGTCAGCGCCCTGGACCCCCGGAGCCTGAAGGGCCCCGCCGAGGAACTGCGCGTCGGTGCCGACGAGATCAACTGGCTGTCGCCGAACGAGACGGGAGCGCTGATGGCTGCCGCCGACGACTCGGGTGCCGTGCGGGTGGTGGAGTTGGCGAGCGGGAAGGTGACGAGGACCCTGCGCAGACACACCAACATCTGCTCCTCGGTGGCCTTCCGTCCGCGGCGGCCGCACAGCCTCGTGTCCGCAGGGCTGGACATGCAG GTGATGCTGTGGAGCCTGCAGAAAGCCCGCCCCCTGTGGACAGCAAACCTACAGGACTTCgctgaggaagaagaagaggagggtaGCGTGCAGTCATCCGGCCAGCTTCTGAATCCCCCGCTGGCGCACTGCGTCTCCGTGGCAACCTGCGGGAACGTGGTGGCCTGCGGCGCAGAGGACGGACGCGTGCACCTGCTGCAGGTGGGCGCCGGGTCCCGTGTGGAGCGCCACGTCTCCCTTCGGACCCATTCCCAGGGCGTGTCCCAGACCCACTTCCTCAGCTTCCTGTCACACCCCTACTGGCTGGCCACCGGGGGCAACGACTcgcaggtggcgctgtgggaTGTTAGCTGGGCTCTGGGCAGCACAGGGGGCGAAAGCAAGGGCGGAGAAGCGgcccccagcaggagacacaggggAAAGCGCCCCGTCAAGCCCAAAGCCCAGGTCCCCGCAGACAAGCTGGGGCAGGGGGTGGAAGAGGGAGCCTCTGCTGCTGAGACAGGACACACATTGAGCCCAGGGAAGGACACTGGGCCCCGACTGCGCTTCAGCCACGGGGACAAGGTGAACTGGTTGTGTCCGGCTTTGCTGAAAGGTGAACCCTGCCTCCTGGTGGCTGATCAGGGCAGTGCAATCACTGTGTACTCCCTCTCAGGCATCTCACACAAGGACTCAGGCAGTCAGCCCTTCTAG